A single region of the Thermococcus paralvinellae genome encodes:
- the pyrH gene encoding UMP kinase, whose protein sequence is MRIVFDIGGSVLVPDKPDIDFIKKIAYQLVKISEDHEVAVVVGGGKVSREYIKAAKTFTPNETFKDYIGIHITRANAMLLIAALGEKAYPFVVQDFRKAWEVIQLKKIPIMGGTHPGHTTDAVAALLAEYLQADLLVVITNVDGVYDSDPRENPNAKKLRKITTAQLVEIAMQGESKAGGSSVVDALAAKFIQRGKIRTYVVGKNDAINLFDVIRGKHNGTIVEPED, encoded by the coding sequence ATGAGGATAGTCTTTGATATCGGGGGTTCTGTTCTCGTTCCTGATAAGCCTGATATTGATTTTATCAAAAAGATTGCTTACCAGCTCGTCAAGATAAGTGAAGATCACGAAGTCGCTGTCGTCGTTGGAGGTGGAAAGGTTTCAAGAGAATACATTAAAGCGGCAAAAACATTTACACCAAACGAGACGTTCAAGGACTACATAGGTATCCATATTACGAGGGCAAATGCAATGCTCCTCATAGCAGCTCTTGGGGAGAAGGCTTACCCATTCGTTGTTCAGGACTTCAGAAAAGCCTGGGAGGTCATACAGCTCAAAAAGATACCGATCATGGGTGGAACCCACCCAGGTCATACAACAGATGCCGTTGCCGCTCTTTTGGCTGAATATCTGCAGGCAGACCTTTTAGTTGTAATCACAAATGTTGACGGCGTTTACGACAGCGATCCAAGGGAGAATCCAAATGCCAAAAAGCTCAGGAAGATTACAACCGCTCAGCTCGTTGAAATTGCCATGCAGGGAGAAAGCAAAGCTGGAGGGAGCAGCGTAGTTGATGCTCTCGCTGCTAAGTTCATCCAAAGAGGAAAAATTAGGACTTATGTTGTTGGCAAAAACGATGCGATAAACCTCTTTGATGTCATCAGAGGAAAGCACAACGGAACGATTGTTGAGCCTGAAGACTGA
- a CDS encoding (2Fe-2S)-binding protein: MSDKKNIIICRCNEVTQEEIEALIDQGVTDIEMIKRLLRIGMGPCQGRTCLPMVISILARKTGKKPDEIKLPATRIPVRPVPAGVLVGEMESDGNEE, encoded by the coding sequence ATGAGTGACAAGAAAAACATCATAATTTGTCGCTGTAATGAAGTAACTCAGGAAGAAATCGAAGCTCTAATAGACCAAGGAGTTACTGACATCGAGATGATAAAGAGGCTTTTAAGAATTGGCATGGGGCCGTGTCAAGGAAGGACTTGTCTTCCGATGGTTATCTCAATTCTTGCAAGGAAAACCGGCAAAAAACCAGATGAGATCAAGCTTCCTGCAACGAGAATTCCCGTGAGGCCTGTTCCAGCTGGAGTATTGGTGGGTGAGATGGAGAGTGATGGGAATGAAGAGTAA
- a CDS encoding MFS transporter, with the protein MKREKAVMQALRERANKFAVKRKKKRNIVLFAIGMFLANVSWGIAFPYLSVYMRIIGGTMLFVGLLSVVFNITSTVFQYPFGYLSDKTQKRKPFIAFGVFSSGLIYVFMALVSSPIFLLTLRAFQGALTSAMMPAHSALISELSTRVGSAFGFFSSVENAGFMLGNFLGSIIVEYLGIKGVFFVAFLFAAFGTLFILMISEKGRSKKRDFGIIAVQEARESDKVTFEGAAFRRLMQGNLRIFYISVFLVMIASGEVYSVLSVYFGELFGERWVGILFGVDSLAAAVSAVFIGKLIDRYGTRLFYILSIAGYMAVFTGYIFATSLWLMVAVCVFSGIKWSMTISSASTYVALKVKTSEKAQAMGLLNTMMSLGWVIGPMLGGYLAGISFRLMFLSTLVPLGLALILTLKLQE; encoded by the coding sequence ATGAAGAGAGAAAAGGCGGTGATGCAAGCTCTAAGAGAAAGAGCGAATAAATTTGCTGTAAAGCGGAAGAAGAAAAGAAATATCGTCCTATTTGCTATTGGGATGTTTCTTGCAAATGTTTCTTGGGGTATAGCCTTTCCCTATCTGAGTGTCTATATGAGGATAATTGGAGGTACAATGCTCTTCGTTGGTCTCTTGAGTGTGGTGTTCAACATCACCTCAACAGTCTTTCAGTATCCATTTGGATATCTCTCAGATAAAACTCAAAAGAGAAAGCCTTTCATAGCCTTTGGTGTCTTTTCCTCGGGTTTGATCTATGTTTTTATGGCTCTGGTTTCTTCACCAATATTTCTTTTAACTTTGAGAGCTTTTCAGGGGGCTTTAACTTCAGCCATGATGCCAGCTCATTCTGCGTTAATTTCAGAACTTTCAACCAGGGTTGGTTCAGCCTTTGGATTCTTTAGCTCCGTTGAAAACGCTGGCTTCATGCTTGGGAACTTTCTTGGGAGTATTATTGTTGAATATTTAGGAATTAAAGGAGTATTCTTTGTTGCGTTCTTATTTGCTGCCTTTGGCACTCTGTTTATTCTGATGATAAGCGAAAAGGGAAGGTCTAAAAAGAGAGACTTTGGCATAATAGCAGTTCAAGAAGCGAGAGAAAGCGACAAAGTGACATTTGAAGGTGCAGCTTTTAGAAGGCTGATGCAGGGAAATTTAAGGATTTTCTACATCTCAGTGTTTCTGGTGATGATAGCGTCAGGAGAAGTGTACTCTGTTTTGTCTGTTTATTTTGGTGAGCTTTTTGGAGAAAGATGGGTTGGAATTCTTTTTGGAGTAGATTCTTTAGCTGCTGCAGTGAGTGCAGTTTTTATAGGAAAGCTGATAGACAGATATGGCACAAGGCTTTTCTACATTTTATCAATTGCTGGCTATATGGCCGTTTTTACCGGCTATATCTTTGCTACAAGCCTTTGGCTTATGGTTGCAGTTTGTGTGTTCTCTGGAATTAAGTGGTCAATGACAATTAGCTCTGCTTCGACATATGTAGCATTGAAGGTCAAGACAAGTGAGAAAGCACAGGCGATGGGACTTCTAAATACCATGATGAGTCTCGGTTGGGTCATTGGTCCTATGTTAGGAGGTTATTTGGCTGGAATCAGCTTTAGGCTCATGTTTCTCTCGACTTTGGTCCCCCTCGGGCTTGCGCTTATCTTAACCCTTAAACTTCAAGAATAA
- a CDS encoding NAD(P)/FAD-dependent oxidoreductase, with amino-acid sequence MKSKAEVVIIGGGSTGTSIAYHLAKLGVEDVVLLEKNYLGSGSTFRCASGIRAQFTDEANIKLQRYNIEKRWKHLSEELEYDVHFKQTGYLFLATTEEEIEAFKQNIKLQNKFGVPTRLITPEEAKEIVPPLNAEAFLAGAWNPEDGKACPFRVVHAFARKAREMGVEIYEHTPVTGIIVENGEIKGVKTEKGVIKTGIVVNAANAWAPIINEMAGLSRDFVPIKPYKHQIAKTEPIAPGQIEPLTCPPAWNDSYVIQDGEDGGVICGTGLEKEPTSLDDVQPTYDFLREVLKWATRIIPALKYVHVVRQWAGFYAKTPDSNPAIGRIQYVDELYIAAGFSGHGFMMAPGVGEAIAELIIKGKSKVPLDWEWYDPHRFERGELRSAAFQIG; translated from the coding sequence ATGAAGAGTAAGGCTGAAGTTGTTATTATCGGTGGTGGAAGCACAGGAACTTCAATTGCATATCACTTGGCAAAACTTGGTGTTGAGGACGTTGTTTTGCTTGAGAAGAACTATCTTGGCTCAGGCTCAACCTTTAGGTGTGCCTCTGGAATCAGGGCACAGTTCACAGACGAGGCAAACATCAAGCTCCAGAGGTATAATATCGAAAAGAGATGGAAACATTTGAGTGAGGAGCTCGAATATGATGTTCACTTCAAACAGACAGGCTATTTATTCCTAGCAACCACTGAGGAAGAAATTGAGGCTTTTAAGCAGAATATAAAACTTCAGAATAAATTTGGTGTCCCTACAAGACTCATAACACCAGAGGAAGCCAAAGAAATCGTTCCCCCCTTGAATGCAGAAGCCTTCTTGGCAGGGGCATGGAATCCAGAAGATGGTAAGGCTTGTCCATTCAGAGTTGTCCATGCATTTGCAAGGAAGGCTAGGGAAATGGGAGTTGAGATATACGAACACACACCAGTAACTGGAATTATTGTTGAGAATGGAGAGATTAAGGGTGTAAAAACAGAAAAGGGAGTAATAAAGACTGGTATAGTCGTGAATGCTGCAAATGCTTGGGCACCAATAATAAATGAAATGGCCGGATTAAGCAGAGATTTTGTCCCAATAAAGCCGTATAAGCATCAAATAGCAAAAACTGAACCAATAGCTCCTGGTCAAATTGAGCCTTTGACGTGTCCTCCAGCATGGAACGATTCCTATGTCATACAAGATGGGGAAGATGGAGGCGTCATCTGTGGAACAGGACTTGAAAAAGAACCGACAAGCTTAGATGATGTTCAGCCAACCTATGATTTCCTGAGAGAGGTTCTTAAATGGGCAACAAGAATAATTCCAGCTTTGAAGTATGTACATGTAGTCAGGCAATGGGCAGGATTTTATGCGAAGACTCCAGACAGCAATCCTGCAATTGGGAGGATTCAGTATGTAGATGAACTTTACATAGCTGCAGGATTTAGTGGGCACGGTTTCATGATGGCACCGGGAGTCGGTGAGGCAATTGCAGAGCTTATAATAAAAGGCAAATCAAAAGTGCCACTTGACTGGGAGTGGTATGACCCACACAGATTCGAGCGTGGAGAATTAAGAAGTGCAGCATTCCAGATTGGATGA
- a CDS encoding M48 family metallopeptidase, with translation MLRFIVLAQLLITLLYLGKFGLVTIFGAVSFLFLTYIWITRHSITKDYSKLQWDEMPWLYDGIARMANKAGIGMPYVYILDDYIPNAYSFGNSIVLSLGLFEVLDEDQILGVAAHEIGHIKNGDTILFPLVAYVRYLMLFLSIVIAVFVHTAVSVILSFGLYILYELERVKFFKEREFKADETALYLLDRPFALKEALEELKYYEDLRMNVRASALPGIEPNIERKQKKSFMATHPSYDERIWKIIVEIEGRAFRDTLK, from the coding sequence ATGCTGAGGTTTATTGTATTAGCCCAGCTCCTCATTACATTATTATATTTAGGTAAATTTGGATTAGTTACTATATTTGGTGCTGTTTCGTTCTTGTTTTTAACCTATATTTGGATAACAAGACACTCCATTACAAAAGATTACTCAAAGTTACAGTGGGACGAAATGCCTTGGCTTTATGATGGCATTGCAAGGATGGCAAATAAGGCTGGAATAGGTATGCCTTATGTTTATATTCTCGATGATTACATTCCCAATGCTTATTCATTTGGGAATTCCATAGTCCTTTCATTAGGTCTGTTTGAAGTTCTTGATGAAGATCAGATTTTAGGTGTTGCTGCTCATGAAATTGGCCACATTAAGAATGGGGACACAATACTTTTTCCCTTGGTGGCATATGTCAGATATTTAATGCTCTTTCTTAGTATTGTGATTGCTGTATTTGTTCATACGGCAGTATCGGTGATTTTGTCTTTTGGGCTGTATATCCTCTATGAGCTCGAGAGGGTTAAATTCTTCAAGGAAAGAGAATTCAAGGCTGACGAAACTGCACTCTATCTATTGGACAGGCCTTTTGCTCTTAAAGAAGCACTCGAGGAGCTTAAATACTATGAGGATCTGAGAATGAATGTTAGGGCGTCAGCTTTGCCTGGAATTGAGCCAAATATTGAAAGGAAGCAAAAAAAGAGTTTTATGGCTACCCATCCAAGTTACGATGAGAGGATATGGAAGATTATTGTAGAGATTGAAGGGAGGGCGTTTAGGGATACTCTCAAGTGA
- a CDS encoding BlaI/MecI/CopY family transcriptional regulator, translated as MEPHEFKLNEEGLKAVLPPLEAEIMEYMWKVKVATAGEVYEHMKKKHPEMRRSTVSILMNRLCERGLLKRSVETGRGGMRYVYSITTTREEFEKRVVETILNALMSNFKEATFAYLSKIKK; from the coding sequence ATGGAACCTCATGAATTTAAGCTTAATGAGGAGGGCCTTAAGGCTGTTTTACCACCGCTAGAGGCAGAAATTATGGAGTATATGTGGAAAGTAAAGGTAGCCACGGCTGGAGAGGTTTATGAGCACATGAAGAAGAAGCACCCGGAGATGAGGCGTTCAACAGTTAGTATACTGATGAATCGTCTTTGTGAGCGAGGGCTTTTAAAGAGAAGCGTTGAAACAGGAAGGGGAGGCATGAGATACGTTTATAGTATAACAACAACCAGAGAGGAATTCGAAAAGAGGGTTGTTGAGACAATATTAAATGCATTAATGAGCAATTTCAAAGAGGCGACATTTGCATACCTTTCGAAAATAAAGAAGTGA
- a CDS encoding pentapeptide repeat-containing protein: MCKMAHFGNCDPEMADQEYCIFRKPDKDEKEARKFYNKLVLKFFGYVLNIKGIAVRKLENFEYNLHFSKNIPVGGTTYSHRANYRFRLSLRCEKFVFPEIPTDVAFSFEYAIFEKKANFRSAIFIGYTTFEGAVFKNEAIFDSAIFKGNTIFEKAQFNGVSRFSDATFEMSAYFENSMFNGNAVFERTEFRRETYFENATFDKTANFEETMFFGKSNFQKCRFLGDAKFSEACFELSSDFERCIFEKNADFSATTFNGYVYFDKTIFKGDCLFEGVTFNEPVSLKGKPKEYEYKFYGKLDFSNVDIRKGISIIDYKEDGSLYEEGFLSLFKRTDALIEAARVQRLSFEKEGKREEADRMFVIEMRAKRKLRKLELFNRALNRALNVRVIKYLLNLSEKGTGWMRKDSESLLEFLKLILLTFTIYPLTALVVTFAILLISTLYVLGYVTEVVIGDWVSLYGTSWERVLESSLIVILGSTLLYWLGQKAGFGTVCIHSTVTSNGVVCNAPISSFWDALYYSLVTFTTLGYGDMHPTGWLKALSAIEALTGAVFMALIVAVIARKWMR, translated from the coding sequence ATGTGCAAGATGGCTCATTTTGGGAACTGCGACCCCGAAATGGCTGACCAAGAGTACTGCATTTTTCGCAAGCCGGATAAAGATGAAAAAGAAGCAAGGAAGTTTTACAATAAGCTAGTTCTGAAGTTTTTTGGTTATGTACTTAATATCAAAGGCATTGCAGTAAGAAAATTAGAGAATTTTGAATACAACCTTCATTTCTCTAAGAATATTCCTGTGGGTGGCACTACATACTCCCACAGGGCAAATTACAGATTTAGGTTGTCCCTACGTTGTGAAAAGTTTGTATTCCCCGAGATTCCTACAGATGTGGCATTTTCCTTTGAGTATGCAATTTTTGAAAAGAAGGCAAACTTTAGATCGGCAATATTTATTGGCTACACTACATTTGAAGGAGCCGTATTCAAAAATGAGGCAATATTTGACTCTGCAATATTTAAAGGAAACACAATCTTTGAAAAAGCACAGTTCAATGGAGTAAGTAGATTTTCAGATGCAACGTTTGAAATGTCAGCATACTTTGAGAATTCAATGTTTAATGGAAACGCTGTTTTTGAGAGGACTGAATTTCGTAGAGAAACATACTTTGAGAATGCAACCTTCGATAAAACAGCAAATTTTGAAGAGACAATGTTTTTTGGCAAATCAAACTTCCAGAAATGCAGATTTCTGGGGGATGCAAAATTTTCGGAGGCGTGTTTTGAATTAAGTAGTGATTTTGAAAGATGTATTTTTGAGAAAAACGCAGATTTTTCAGCAACTACTTTCAACGGGTATGTATATTTTGACAAAACAATATTCAAAGGTGACTGTTTATTTGAAGGTGTTACTTTTAATGAACCGGTTTCACTTAAAGGAAAGCCCAAGGAATATGAATACAAATTCTACGGCAAACTTGACTTCTCTAACGTCGATATTAGAAAAGGTATCAGCATTATAGACTACAAAGAAGATGGCAGTCTCTATGAAGAAGGATTCTTATCGTTATTTAAAAGAACCGACGCCCTGATCGAAGCCGCCCGCGTCCAGCGCCTCAGCTTTGAAAAAGAAGGAAAACGCGAAGAGGCCGATAGGATGTTCGTTATCGAAATGCGCGCCAAACGAAAACTACGAAAATTGGAGCTATTTAATAGAGCATTAAACCGAGCTTTGAATGTGCGAGTGATTAAGTACTTGCTAAACCTCTCCGAGAAAGGAACTGGCTGGATGAGGAAAGATTCGGAGAGTCTTTTGGAGTTCCTAAAGTTGATACTACTCACATTCACGATTTATCCTCTAACAGCTTTAGTCGTGACATTCGCAATATTACTAATTAGTACCCTCTATGTTCTAGGATACGTGACTGAGGTAGTCATAGGAGATTGGGTTTCACTATATGGAACAAGCTGGGAACGAGTTCTGGAATCGTCGTTAATTGTTATTCTTGGTTCTACTCTGCTGTATTGGCTTGGTCAAAAAGCTGGGTTTGGGACAGTTTGTATTCATTCAACTGTCACCTCTAACGGCGTTGTGTGCAATGCTCCAATCTCCAGCTTCTGGGATGCCCTCTACTACTCCCTCGTAACCTTCACCACCCTTGGCTATGGCGACATGCATCCAACTGGCTGGCTTAAAGCTCTAAGTGCAATAGAAGCCCTCACAGGTGCAGTCTTTATGGCACTTATCGTTGCAGTCATCGCAAGAAAGTGGATGCGCTGA
- a CDS encoding 4Fe-4S binding protein: MSEIPHYLREGFITVEELKQVIELPSEERLRKRPVAIPECPQEIPCTPCKEICPTNAVLMENPNAIPIVDYEKCIGCSLCVQICPGLAFFMVHYVGDKARVTMPHELLPVPKIGEEVILLNRIGEEVGRGKVITVVPREKSKGDTPIITVEMPIELAWDVRAVKVVRK, from the coding sequence ATGAGTGAAATTCCACACTACCTCAGAGAAGGGTTCATAACAGTTGAGGAGCTCAAGCAAGTCATAGAGCTTCCCAGCGAGGAGCGCTTGAGGAAAAGACCTGTTGCGATTCCGGAATGTCCTCAAGAAATCCCTTGTACGCCATGTAAGGAAATTTGTCCTACAAATGCTGTTCTTATGGAAAACCCAAATGCAATTCCAATTGTTGATTACGAGAAGTGCATCGGCTGTTCTCTCTGTGTGCAGATTTGTCCCGGCTTGGCGTTTTTCATGGTTCACTACGTTGGTGATAAAGCTAGAGTAACCATGCCACACGAGCTTTTACCAGTTCCAAAGATTGGAGAGGAAGTAATTTTGCTTAACCGGATTGGAGAAGAAGTGGGAAGAGGAAAAGTGATCACAGTAGTGCCAAGAGAAAAGAGCAAGGGAGACACGCCAATAATAACGGTTGAAATGCCAATTGAACTCGCTTGGGATGTTAGGGCTGTCAAGGTGGTGAGAAAATGA
- a CDS encoding FAD-dependent oxidoreductase: protein MRLTEHPILNFQEKRGRKVTIYFEGQPIEAYEGETIVMALHAAGIRVLAYTPNKHRPRGLFCAIGKCASCLMTVNGIPNVRTCITLVEDGMDIRMQRDKPKLPKDAKPSKWKDAKKVFGDIVIIGGGPAGLMAAINAADAGAKVILLDENPMLGGQLVKQTHKFFGKREQFAGVRGVKIAEILEDEVRKRENIEIFLETSAIMLLQDGDEKLVVGVRKNKELIEFRGKAVIVATGAMEKMIPFEGNDLPGVYGAGAIQTLMNTYGVKPGERVLIVGAGNVGLILAYQLIQAGVEVKAIVEAMPKIGGYFVHAAKVRRLGVPILTRHTILKAEGEEKVEKAVVAQIDERWRPIPGTEKVFDVDVIALAVGLRPSIELLHQVGCQIKYVPELGGHVVIRDSRMETTIKGIFVAGDSAGIEEATTAMLEGKIAGIAAALEIGIASPEWLKEIQKAQKELDEFRAGPFGRKVLEGIKKVVVE, encoded by the coding sequence ATGCGACTCACCGAACATCCTATTCTAAATTTTCAGGAAAAGCGTGGCAGAAAAGTAACAATTTATTTTGAAGGGCAACCAATTGAAGCATATGAAGGAGAAACAATAGTTATGGCACTACATGCTGCGGGCATAAGGGTACTGGCATATACTCCTAACAAACACAGACCTCGTGGCTTATTCTGTGCAATTGGGAAGTGTGCTTCGTGTTTAATGACAGTGAATGGAATTCCAAACGTAAGAACTTGTATAACCCTCGTTGAGGATGGCATGGATATAAGAATGCAACGGGATAAGCCAAAACTGCCCAAGGATGCAAAGCCTTCCAAATGGAAGGATGCCAAAAAAGTTTTCGGTGATATTGTAATTATTGGTGGTGGTCCAGCAGGTTTAATGGCCGCAATAAATGCTGCCGATGCTGGAGCCAAAGTTATCCTTCTTGATGAAAATCCAATGCTTGGAGGTCAGTTGGTAAAGCAGACTCATAAGTTCTTTGGAAAGAGGGAGCAGTTTGCAGGAGTTAGGGGAGTCAAGATAGCAGAGATTTTAGAGGATGAGGTTAGGAAAAGAGAAAACATAGAGATTTTCCTTGAAACCTCAGCGATAATGCTTCTTCAGGATGGAGATGAAAAGCTCGTAGTTGGGGTCAGGAAGAATAAAGAGCTGATTGAGTTTAGAGGAAAAGCTGTTATTGTGGCAACTGGAGCAATGGAAAAGATGATACCCTTTGAAGGTAATGACTTACCGGGCGTTTATGGGGCAGGAGCAATTCAGACATTAATGAACACATATGGGGTCAAACCGGGAGAGAGGGTTCTTATTGTTGGTGCTGGAAACGTTGGATTAATCTTAGCCTATCAGTTAATCCAAGCTGGAGTTGAAGTAAAAGCAATAGTTGAGGCTATGCCAAAGATTGGAGGCTATTTCGTTCATGCAGCAAAGGTTAGAAGATTAGGTGTTCCAATTCTGACAAGACACACCATTCTTAAAGCTGAAGGGGAAGAAAAAGTTGAGAAAGCAGTTGTTGCTCAAATTGACGAGAGATGGAGACCAATTCCGGGAACCGAGAAAGTATTTGATGTTGATGTAATCGCCTTAGCTGTTGGATTAAGGCCAAGCATAGAGCTCCTTCATCAGGTTGGCTGTCAAATCAAATACGTTCCAGAACTTGGAGGGCACGTAGTGATTAGGGACAGCAGAATGGAAACAACAATTAAGGGAATCTTTGTTGCAGGAGATTCAGCAGGAATTGAGGAGGCAACAACGGCAATGCTTGAAGGAAAGATAGCTGGAATTGCTGCCGCTCTGGAAATTGGCATTGCTTCACCAGAATGGCTCAAGGAAATACAAAAAGCCCAGAAAGAGCTTGATGAGTTTAGAGCTGGGCCATTTGGTAGGAAAGTTCTTGAGGGTATTAAGAAGGTGGTGGTAGAATGA
- a CDS encoding RNA 2'-phosphotransferase, whose amino-acid sequence MRDIYIHNGKFTEEHKGKLFLDGRRRVKLSKLMTYILRHSPWEFNLDPDDFGFIELDEFVKALKSVYPWVEEEHVRAIVELDPKGRFEIRDGKIRARYGHSYDVFLDHEEDKESRILYHGTPRKNLNKILGEGLKPMKRRFVHLTTDKTEAYYTGLRHGRDVVILVVDAECLRRKGYKIYKAGKNVRIVKYVPPECIILEV is encoded by the coding sequence ATGAGGGACATCTACATTCACAACGGCAAATTCACAGAAGAACATAAAGGTAAGCTGTTCTTAGATGGCAGAAGAAGGGTTAAGTTGAGCAAGCTCATGACTTACATTTTGAGACACTCTCCGTGGGAATTCAACCTCGATCCAGATGATTTCGGCTTTATTGAGCTTGACGAGTTCGTTAAAGCCCTTAAAAGTGTTTATCCTTGGGTTGAAGAAGAGCACGTCAGAGCTATTGTTGAGCTCGATCCAAAGGGGAGATTCGAAATTAGGGATGGTAAAATTAGAGCCCGCTACGGGCATAGCTATGATGTGTTTTTAGACCACGAGGAAGACAAAGAAAGCAGAATCCTCTATCATGGGACACCACGAAAAAACCTAAACAAAATCCTGGGAGAAGGATTAAAGCCCATGAAGAGGAGATTTGTTCACTTAACGACAGATAAGACTGAGGCATACTACACTGGCTTGAGGCATGGACGGGATGTTGTAATTCTCGTTGTTGATGCAGAATGCTTAAGGAGAAAGGGTTACAAGATATACAAAGCTGGCAAAAACGTTAGAATAGTCAAATACGTTCCTCCTGAGTGCATTATTCTTGAAGTTTAA
- a CDS encoding NAD(P)/FAD-dependent oxidoreductase, whose translation MRIVVIGSGTAGSNFALFARKIDRKAEIIVIGKEKTMQYSPCALPFVLSGKIPKLEDIVVFPNSFYEKQKIQLMLETEAKEIDRERKVVITDKGEVPYDKLVLATGSRAFVPPIKGVENEGVFTLKSMDDVRKIKAYIEERKPKKAVVIGAGLIGLEGAVAFRELGMEVLVVELLEHLLPTMLDKDMARIVQQYLEEKGISFRFGVGVSEIIGSPVKAVKIGDEEIEADLVLVATGVRANVDLAKKAGLEVNKGIVVNEYLQTSDPDIYAIGDCAEVFDAVTGKRTLSQLGTTAVRMAKVAAENVFGKNVKFKPVFNTAITELFDLEIGTFGMTEERAKKEGIDVVVGKFKGSTKPEYYPGGKPIHVKLVFGKEDRKLIGAQIVGGERVWGRIMTLSALAQKNATVEDIIYLETAYAPPISPTIDPITVAAEMALRRFK comes from the coding sequence ATGAGAATTGTTGTTATTGGTTCTGGAACAGCTGGAAGCAATTTTGCACTTTTTGCAAGGAAAATTGACAGAAAGGCTGAGATTATTGTCATCGGGAAGGAAAAGACCATGCAGTACTCACCCTGTGCCTTGCCGTTTGTTCTCAGCGGAAAAATACCAAAGCTTGAAGACATAGTTGTCTTTCCAAACAGCTTTTATGAGAAGCAGAAAATCCAACTGATGCTTGAGACGGAGGCAAAGGAAATTGACAGAGAGAGGAAAGTTGTGATTACGGACAAAGGTGAAGTTCCCTATGATAAGCTCGTCTTGGCAACGGGTTCAAGAGCCTTCGTGCCTCCAATAAAAGGGGTTGAAAATGAGGGTGTCTTTACACTTAAGAGCATGGATGATGTGAGAAAAATCAAAGCTTATATCGAGGAGAGAAAGCCGAAGAAAGCTGTTGTTATCGGTGCTGGCCTCATTGGATTAGAGGGAGCTGTGGCATTCAGAGAGCTCGGTATGGAGGTTTTAGTTGTAGAGCTTTTAGAACATTTATTACCAACCATGCTCGACAAGGATATGGCAAGAATTGTGCAGCAGTACTTAGAAGAGAAAGGCATAAGCTTTAGATTCGGTGTTGGAGTAAGCGAGATAATTGGAAGCCCAGTCAAAGCTGTCAAGATTGGAGACGAAGAAATCGAGGCCGATCTCGTTCTTGTAGCTACTGGAGTTAGAGCCAACGTTGATTTAGCTAAAAAAGCAGGTCTCGAAGTCAATAAAGGAATAGTTGTAAATGAGTATCTACAAACCAGCGACCCAGACATTTACGCTATAGGAGACTGTGCAGAGGTCTTTGATGCAGTAACAGGTAAACGAACCCTCAGTCAGCTCGGTACAACTGCTGTGAGGATGGCAAAGGTTGCTGCTGAGAATGTCTTCGGCAAAAACGTGAAGTTCAAGCCCGTGTTCAACACGGCAATAACAGAGCTTTTTGATCTTGAAATTGGAACTTTTGGAATGACAGAGGAGAGAGCTAAGAAAGAGGGAATTGATGTTGTCGTTGGAAAATTCAAAGGCTCAACAAAGCCAGAGTACTATCCTGGCGGAAAGCCAATTCACGTTAAGCTGGTTTTCGGAAAAGAAGACAGAAAATTAATTGGAGCCCAGATAGTAGGTGGCGAGAGAGTTTGGGGCAGAATAATGACTCTTTCTGCTTTAGCACAGAAAAATGCCACAGTTGAGGACATCATTTACCTCGAAACTGCCTATGCTCCACCAATAAGTCCGACCATTGATCCAATAACCGTTGCAGCGGAGATGGCCTTAAGGAGGTTTAAGTGA